In Janthinobacterium sp. 67, a genomic segment contains:
- the xapA gene encoding xanthosine phosphorylase gives MSNNTPFHAAEIIRARAPENFKPRVAMILGSGLGVLAEQMTDAVSISFDELPGFPISTVHGHAGELVIGTLSGVAVVCMKGRGHFYEGYGMGVMTSAIRTLKLLGCEMLFVTNAAGSLRPEVDAGSLVAISDHINLLPGTPMVGPNDDRFGPRFFSMANAYDADLRNLVKETAASNGITLHEGVFVAYPGPNFETAAEIRMMARLGADTVGMSVVPEVVSARHCDLKVVGVSVITNLAEGMSPFALSHEQTLKYAAIGAKDLVKLILAFLATVATKPQA, from the coding sequence ATGTCGAACAACACCCCTTTCCACGCCGCCGAAATCATCCGTGCCCGCGCTCCTGAAAATTTCAAGCCGCGCGTGGCGATGATCCTCGGTTCCGGCCTGGGCGTGTTGGCCGAGCAGATGACGGACGCCGTCAGCATCAGCTTTGACGAATTGCCGGGCTTCCCGATCAGCACCGTGCACGGCCATGCCGGCGAACTGGTGATCGGCACCCTGTCGGGTGTCGCCGTCGTCTGCATGAAGGGCCGTGGCCACTTCTACGAAGGCTATGGCATGGGCGTGATGACGAGCGCCATCCGCACCCTGAAACTGCTGGGCTGCGAAATGCTGTTCGTCACCAACGCCGCCGGTTCCCTGCGCCCTGAAGTGGACGCCGGCAGCCTGGTGGCCATCAGCGACCACATCAACCTGCTGCCAGGCACGCCGATGGTCGGCCCGAACGACGACCGCTTCGGCCCGCGCTTCTTCAGCATGGCCAACGCCTACGATGCGGACCTGCGCAATCTGGTCAAGGAAACGGCTGCTTCGAACGGCATCACCCTGCACGAAGGCGTGTTCGTCGCCTACCCTGGCCCGAACTTCGAGACGGCCGCTGAAATCCGCATGATGGCCCGCCTGGGCGCCGACACGGTCGGCATGTCCGTGGTGCCGGAAGTGGTGTCGGCCCGTCATTGCGACCTGAAAGTGGTGGGCGTATCGGTGATTACCAACCTGGCCGAAGGCATGTCGCCATTCGCCCTGTCGCACGAGCAAACCCTGAAGTACGCGGCCATCGGCGCGAAAGACCTGGTCAAGCTGATCCTGGCGTTCCTGGCCACCGTGGCCACCAAACCGCAAGCCTAA
- the deoC gene encoding deoxyribose-phosphate aldolase, with the protein MTLMHPEFKRNEAVGLDLGWINQIRVNRAATDRRAASLANRRTVKKEYQAAWLVKAIQMIDLTTLGGDDTPGRVERLCMKAMRPLRADLMAALGLTDLSTGAVCVYHEMIQPAVKVIQGRLPIAAVSTGFPAGLTSMETKLREIELSVAAGASEIDIVITRQHVLNGNWQVLYDEMLAYRKACGEAHVKAILATGDLLTMENVAKASWVCMMAGADFIKTSTGKEGVNATIPVALTMVRTIREYHEQTGFKVGFKPAGGVSSAKSALQYLTLMKEELGNEWLQPHLFRIGASSLLTDIERQLEHYVTGSYSANHRHAQP; encoded by the coding sequence ATGACACTCATGCACCCCGAATTCAAGCGTAACGAGGCCGTTGGCCTCGACCTGGGCTGGATCAACCAGATCCGCGTCAACCGCGCCGCGACGGACCGCCGCGCGGCCAGCCTGGCGAATCGTCGTACGGTGAAAAAGGAATACCAGGCCGCCTGGCTGGTGAAAGCCATCCAGATGATCGACCTGACCACCCTGGGCGGCGACGATACGCCGGGCAGAGTCGAACGCCTGTGCATGAAGGCCATGCGCCCGTTGCGCGCCGACCTGATGGCAGCGTTGGGCCTGACCGACTTAAGCACCGGCGCCGTGTGCGTGTACCACGAGATGATTCAGCCGGCCGTGAAAGTCATCCAGGGCCGTTTGCCCATCGCCGCCGTGTCGACGGGCTTCCCGGCCGGCCTGACGAGCATGGAAACGAAGCTGCGCGAGATCGAACTGTCGGTCGCCGCAGGTGCTTCCGAGATCGATATCGTCATCACGCGCCAGCACGTCCTGAACGGCAACTGGCAAGTGCTGTATGACGAAATGCTCGCTTACCGCAAGGCGTGCGGCGAAGCGCACGTGAAGGCGATTCTCGCCACGGGCGACTTGCTGACCATGGAAAACGTGGCCAAGGCGTCGTGGGTCTGCATGATGGCAGGCGCCGATTTTATCAAGACCTCCACCGGTAAAGAGGGCGTGAACGCCACCATTCCCGTGGCCCTGACGATGGTGCGCACGATCCGCGAATACCACGAGCAGACGGGCTTCAAGGTGGGCTTCAAGCCGGCCGGCGGCGTCAGCTCGGCCAAGAGCGCGCTGCAATACCTGACCCTGATGAAGGAAGAACTGGGCAACGAATGGCTGCAGCCGCACCTGTTCCGCATCGGCGCTTCCAGCCTGCTGACCGACATCGAGCGCCAGCTCGAGCACTACGTCACCGGCAGCTACTCGGCCAATCATCGTCACGCACAACCTTAA
- a CDS encoding aldehyde dehydrogenase family protein: MTTINEILNTMDYGPAPESQKEAQAWLDGHQRTFGLFIDNAWSAPAELFASTNPADGTQLAELTQASDADVERAVEAARRALPVWQGMGGHGRAKVMYALARLLQKHSRLFAVLETLDNGKTIRETRDIDLPLAARHFYHHAGWAQLQSEEFADYRAVGVVGQIVPWNFPLLMLSWKIAPALAAGNTVVFKPAEFTSLTAMLFAELCVQAGVPAGVVNIVTGDGRVGSAIVNHPGVDKIAFTGSTEVGRLIREATAGSGKKLSLELGGKSPFIVFEDADLDGAVEGLVDSIWFNQGQVCCAGSRLLVQESVQERFLNKVRARMENLRLGSPLDKSMDVGALVDPVQRQRIAALVDSARAEGCDVWQPACELPADGSWFPPTLITGASTSAAVAQAEIFGPVLVAMSFRTPPEAVQLANNTVYGLAASVWTESISLALDIAPAIKAGVVWINSANQFDAACGFGGYRESGFGREGGREGMLEYMTALAEDARPALPVVEAKAKANVKPAPADPFAIDRTAKMYIGGKQARPDSAYSAPVFGANGALLAEVGVGSRKDIRNAVEAAHKASGWTSATAHNRAQVLFYIAENLAARADEFAARIAAMTGSKNPEKEVQASIERLFYYAAWADKYDGLAHQPPTKGITVALNEAVGVIGIVCPNEAPLLGFISLVAPAIALGNRVVVVPSEAHPLSALDLYQVFDTSDLPGGVVNIISGNADELARTLATHADIDAVWRHDGSADGCAEVERLSAGTLKRTWVGGAKGRDWYSAAQSGGRAVLAHASQVKNVWIPYGV, from the coding sequence ATGACTACAATTAACGAGATTCTCAATACTATGGACTACGGCCCTGCTCCCGAAAGTCAAAAAGAAGCGCAGGCGTGGCTCGATGGCCACCAGCGCACATTCGGTTTGTTCATCGACAATGCCTGGAGCGCGCCGGCGGAACTGTTCGCCTCGACCAATCCTGCCGACGGCACGCAGCTGGCCGAACTGACGCAAGCGAGCGACGCCGACGTGGAACGCGCCGTGGAAGCGGCGCGCCGCGCGCTGCCCGTCTGGCAAGGCATGGGCGGCCACGGCCGCGCGAAAGTCATGTACGCACTGGCCCGTTTGCTGCAAAAGCACTCGCGCCTGTTCGCCGTGCTGGAAACCCTGGACAACGGCAAGACCATCCGCGAGACGCGCGATATCGACCTGCCGCTGGCCGCGCGCCATTTCTACCATCACGCCGGCTGGGCGCAGTTGCAGTCGGAAGAATTCGCCGACTACCGCGCCGTGGGCGTGGTAGGCCAGATCGTGCCGTGGAATTTCCCCCTGCTGATGCTGTCGTGGAAAATCGCCCCGGCCCTGGCGGCCGGTAACACGGTGGTCTTCAAGCCGGCAGAATTCACGTCGCTGACCGCCATGCTGTTCGCCGAACTGTGCGTGCAGGCAGGCGTGCCGGCCGGCGTCGTCAACATCGTCACCGGCGACGGACGCGTGGGCTCGGCCATCGTCAACCATCCTGGCGTCGACAAGATCGCCTTTACGGGTTCGACGGAAGTGGGCCGTTTGATCCGCGAGGCGACGGCCGGCAGCGGCAAGAAGCTCTCCTTGGAATTGGGCGGCAAGTCGCCGTTCATCGTCTTTGAAGACGCGGACCTCGATGGCGCCGTGGAAGGCCTGGTCGATTCGATCTGGTTCAACCAGGGACAAGTCTGCTGCGCCGGATCGCGCCTGCTGGTGCAGGAATCGGTCCAGGAGCGCTTCCTGAACAAGGTACGCGCCCGCATGGAAAACCTGCGTCTGGGCTCGCCGCTGGACAAATCGATGGACGTGGGCGCGCTGGTCGATCCGGTACAGCGCCAGCGCATCGCCGCGCTCGTCGATTCGGCCCGTGCCGAAGGCTGCGACGTGTGGCAACCGGCGTGCGAATTGCCGGCCGACGGTTCGTGGTTCCCGCCGACCCTGATCACGGGCGCGTCGACGTCGGCCGCCGTGGCGCAGGCAGAAATCTTCGGCCCCGTGCTGGTGGCCATGAGCTTCCGCACGCCGCCAGAAGCGGTGCAACTGGCGAACAACACGGTGTACGGCCTGGCCGCCAGCGTGTGGACCGAGTCGATCAGCCTGGCGCTGGACATTGCGCCCGCCATCAAGGCTGGCGTGGTATGGATCAACAGCGCCAACCAGTTCGATGCGGCCTGCGGCTTCGGCGGCTACCGCGAATCGGGATTTGGCCGTGAAGGCGGCCGCGAAGGCATGCTGGAATACATGACGGCCCTGGCCGAAGATGCGCGTCCGGCCCTGCCGGTGGTGGAAGCGAAAGCCAAGGCCAATGTGAAGCCGGCGCCAGCCGATCCGTTCGCCATCGACCGCACGGCCAAGATGTACATCGGCGGCAAGCAGGCGCGCCCTGACAGCGCCTACAGCGCGCCAGTGTTTGGTGCAAATGGCGCCCTGCTGGCCGAAGTGGGCGTGGGCAGCCGCAAGGACATCCGCAACGCCGTCGAAGCGGCCCACAAAGCGTCCGGCTGGACCAGCGCCACGGCGCACAACCGCGCGCAAGTGCTGTTCTACATCGCCGAAAACCTGGCAGCGCGCGCCGACGAATTCGCCGCCCGCATCGCCGCCATGACGGGCAGTAAAAATCCCGAGAAGGAAGTGCAGGCATCGATCGAACGCCTGTTCTACTACGCCGCCTGGGCCGACAAGTACGACGGCCTGGCGCACCAGCCGCCAACCAAGGGCATCACCGTGGCGCTGAACGAAGCGGTCGGCGTGATCGGCATCGTCTGCCCGAACGAAGCGCCGTTGCTGGGCTTTATTTCGCTCGTGGCCCCTGCCATCGCGCTGGGCAACCGCGTGGTGGTGGTGCCGTCGGAAGCGCACCCGCTCTCCGCGCTGGACCTGTACCAGGTCTTCGACACGTCCGACTTGCCGGGCGGCGTCGTCAACATCATCAGCGGCAATGCCGATGAACTGGCGCGCACCCTGGCCACGCACGCCGACATCGACGCCGTCTGGCGCCATGACGGATCCGCTGACGGTTGCGCGGAAGTCGAGCGCCTGTCGGCCGGCACCCTGAAGCGCACCTGGGTCGGCGGCGCCAAGGGCCGCGACTGGTACAGCGCCGCCCAAAGCGGCGGTCGCGCCGTGCTGGCGCATGCGTCGCAAGTGAAAAACGTGTGGATTCCTTACGGCGTCTAA
- a CDS encoding BMP family lipoprotein — translation MKLTQFSLTIAAVLLTAQASAATPKLGVVYDAGGKFDKSFNQSAFEGASRFKKDTGISFIEVQASSDTQAEQVMRGLARKKLDMIAAIGFAQTQAVQKVAKEFPNVKFVLIDGQAAGSNVNSVVFKEEEGSYLVGVAAAMASKSKKVGFIGGIDIPLIRNFACGYAQGAKAVNPKTEITQNMVGTTSGAWNDPAKGGELARSQFERGVDVVFAVAGGSGMGTLQMAKEKGKLAIGVDSNQNHLYPGSILTSMVKRVDNTVYDSFMQVKNGTWKGGVSYKGLKEGGVDWALDENNRKLITPEIEKRVLGARKDIIDGKIKVIDYRVGSSCPV, via the coding sequence ATGAAACTTACACAATTTAGTTTGACGATCGCAGCCGTATTGTTGACTGCTCAAGCGTCCGCGGCTACCCCAAAACTGGGTGTCGTGTATGACGCGGGCGGCAAGTTCGACAAGTCGTTCAACCAATCCGCTTTCGAAGGCGCATCGCGCTTCAAAAAAGACACGGGCATTTCCTTCATCGAAGTGCAGGCATCGAGCGATACGCAAGCCGAGCAAGTCATGCGCGGCCTGGCCCGCAAGAAACTCGACATGATCGCCGCCATCGGCTTTGCGCAAACGCAAGCCGTGCAAAAGGTCGCCAAGGAATTCCCGAACGTGAAATTCGTGCTGATCGACGGCCAGGCCGCCGGCAGCAACGTCAATTCCGTCGTCTTCAAGGAAGAAGAAGGCTCCTACCTGGTGGGCGTGGCGGCGGCCATGGCCAGCAAGAGCAAGAAGGTCGGCTTCATCGGCGGCATCGATATTCCCCTGATCCGCAACTTCGCCTGCGGCTACGCGCAAGGCGCGAAGGCCGTCAATCCGAAAACGGAAATCACGCAAAACATGGTCGGCACCACGTCCGGCGCCTGGAATGACCCGGCCAAGGGCGGCGAACTGGCCCGCTCGCAATTCGAGCGCGGCGTCGATGTCGTCTTCGCCGTCGCTGGCGGCAGCGGCATGGGTACCCTGCAGATGGCCAAGGAAAAAGGCAAGTTGGCCATTGGCGTCGATTCGAACCAGAACCATTTGTATCCAGGCAGCATCCTGACCTCGATGGTCAAGCGCGTCGACAACACGGTCTATGACAGCTTCATGCAAGTCAAGAACGGCACCTGGAAGGGCGGCGTCAGCTATAAAGGCTTGAAAGAAGGCGGCGTGGATTGGGCTCTCGATGAGAACAACCGCAAGCTGATTACGCCGGAAATCGAAAAGCGCGTGTTGGGTGCGCGTAAGGACATTATCGATGGCAAGATCAAAGTGATCGATTACCGCGTCGGCAGCAGCTGCCCGGTTTAA
- a CDS encoding carbohydrate kinase, which translates to MTDTNKKDQLYTLIRNNPFISQQDLASELGLSRSAVAGHIAGLIRERRLLGRAYVLPDSRPVLCIGAANLDRKMRTLATLQMGTSNPVRSEEVFGGVGRNIAENLARLSIPVALLTALGDDAAGHALQTHAEDAGIDMRGSLHLSNTSSGTYTAVLDEHGEMLLAMANMQLYEQLTPAFLHSRQPQRAAAALTVCDLNLGHDSVQALLDDARQDGAHATPLVIVAVSQPKMAHLPQDLTGLHLLILNRGELETRVARALPTAADLRAACREVQRQGARQVVVTCGGEGVYFTDGDSLDAPIVHLAAREVDAVDVTGAGDAFSAAVCWSLYHDSSDLKLACRRGLKLAAMTLESAATVSPQISAGALDDIDDADLAPPPPTLFQQD; encoded by the coding sequence GTGACCGATACCAATAAAAAAGACCAGCTGTACACGCTGATCCGCAACAACCCCTTCATCTCGCAGCAAGACCTGGCAAGCGAGCTGGGCTTGTCGCGCTCGGCCGTCGCCGGCCACATCGCCGGGCTCATACGCGAGCGCCGCCTGCTGGGACGCGCCTACGTGCTGCCCGACAGCCGTCCCGTGCTGTGCATAGGCGCCGCCAACCTCGACCGCAAGATGCGCACCCTGGCCACCTTGCAGATGGGCACCTCGAATCCCGTGCGTTCGGAAGAAGTGTTTGGCGGCGTGGGCCGCAACATCGCGGAAAACCTGGCCCGATTGTCGATCCCCGTGGCGCTGCTGACGGCGCTGGGCGACGATGCGGCCGGCCACGCCCTGCAGACGCACGCGGAAGACGCGGGCATCGACATGCGCGGCAGCCTGCATCTGAGCAACACCAGCAGCGGCACCTACACGGCCGTGCTCGACGAACATGGCGAAATGCTGCTGGCGATGGCCAACATGCAACTGTACGAACAGCTGACTCCCGCCTTTCTGCACAGCCGCCAGCCGCAGCGCGCCGCCGCCGCCCTCACCGTCTGCGACCTGAACCTCGGCCACGACAGCGTGCAGGCCCTGCTGGACGATGCGCGCCAGGATGGGGCCCATGCGACGCCGCTCGTCATCGTCGCCGTCTCGCAGCCGAAGATGGCGCATTTGCCGCAAGACCTGACGGGCTTGCATTTGCTGATCCTGAACCGGGGCGAGCTGGAAACGCGCGTGGCGCGGGCCTTGCCCACGGCAGCGGACCTGCGCGCCGCCTGCCGCGAAGTGCAGCGCCAGGGCGCGCGCCAGGTGGTCGTCACCTGCGGCGGCGAAGGCGTGTATTTCACGGATGGCGACAGCCTGGATGCGCCCATCGTCCACCTGGCCGCGCGCGAAGTGGACGCCGTCGACGTGACGGGCGCCGGCGACGCATTTTCCGCCGCCGTCTGCTGGTCGCTGTACCACGACAGCAGCGATCTGAAACTGGCTTGCCGGCGCGGCCTGAAGCTGGCCGCCATGACCCTGGAATCGGCCGCCACCGTTTCCCCACAGATTTCCGCCGGCGCACTCGACGATATCGACGACGCCGACCTGGCGCCGCCTCCCCCTACCCTCTTTCAACAGGACTGA
- a CDS encoding ABC transporter ATP-binding protein, translating into MQPAVEFRSISKHFGHVKANADVSFSIAKGSIHGLVGENGAGKSTLMSILYGYYRADGGEILLDGKVQPIRNSQEAINLGIGMVHQHFMLVENFTVLDNIMLGTEGGFRLASHRTEAEAKLREICARYRLDVDPLAKIEDLSVGAQQRVEILKQIYRSANILILDEPTAVLTAQETASLFEILRLFKEQGKTIILITHKLQEILEITDNVTVMRGGTVVGAVATAGTSKEELANMMVGRPIQSHLPRAPYNPGATVLEVDGLQLADDQQVKLLADIGFNLRAGEIVAIAGVSGNGQSELLEILSGMRLPTSGKLRFLDKDLPFAKRHDADGLPLAFRDLGIAHIPEDRLRDGVVKNFSVMQNTILGYQDHLKNRWGLFNFKAIGARCAELLKTFDVRPANPDLRIGLLSGGNQQKVVIAREVLAKPKLMLVGQPTRGVDIGTIESIHTQLLALRDAGVAILLVSVELEEVRALADRILVMCGGRITGELKIEEFDTTRIGLLMGGMHKS; encoded by the coding sequence ATGCAGCCAGCAGTAGAATTTCGCAGCATTTCCAAGCATTTTGGACATGTGAAGGCGAACGCCGACGTCAGTTTCTCCATCGCCAAGGGCAGTATCCATGGCCTGGTGGGGGAAAATGGCGCCGGCAAATCGACCTTGATGAGCATCCTGTACGGGTACTACCGTGCCGACGGCGGAGAAATCCTGCTCGACGGAAAAGTACAGCCTATCCGCAACAGCCAGGAGGCGATCAACCTCGGCATCGGCATGGTGCACCAGCACTTCATGCTGGTCGAGAACTTCACCGTTCTGGACAATATCATGCTGGGCACGGAAGGCGGTTTTCGCCTGGCCAGCCACCGCACGGAAGCGGAAGCGAAATTGCGCGAGATTTGCGCGCGCTACCGCCTCGACGTCGACCCGCTGGCGAAGATCGAAGACTTGTCCGTGGGCGCGCAGCAGCGCGTGGAAATCCTCAAGCAGATTTACCGCAGCGCCAATATCCTGATCCTCGATGAGCCGACGGCCGTGCTGACGGCCCAGGAAACGGCCTCGCTGTTTGAAATCCTGCGCCTGTTCAAGGAGCAGGGCAAGACCATCATCCTTATCACGCACAAGCTGCAAGAGATCCTGGAAATCACCGACAACGTCACCGTCATGCGCGGCGGCACGGTGGTGGGCGCCGTGGCGACCGCCGGCACCTCGAAAGAGGAACTGGCCAACATGATGGTCGGCCGCCCCATCCAGAGCCACTTGCCCCGTGCACCGTACAATCCGGGCGCCACGGTGCTGGAAGTGGACGGCTTGCAATTGGCCGACGATCAGCAAGTCAAATTGCTGGCCGACATAGGTTTCAACTTGCGCGCCGGCGAAATCGTCGCCATCGCGGGCGTGTCGGGCAATGGCCAGAGCGAGCTGCTGGAAATTCTGTCCGGCATGCGCTTGCCGACGTCGGGCAAGCTGCGTTTTCTCGACAAGGACTTGCCGTTTGCCAAGCGCCACGATGCCGACGGCTTGCCGCTGGCCTTCCGCGACCTGGGCATCGCCCACATTCCGGAAGACCGCTTGCGCGACGGCGTGGTAAAGAATTTCTCCGTCATGCAAAACACCATCCTCGGTTACCAGGACCACCTGAAAAACCGCTGGGGCCTGTTCAACTTCAAGGCCATCGGCGCGCGCTGCGCGGAACTGCTGAAGACGTTCGACGTGCGTCCGGCCAATCCGGACCTGCGCATCGGCTTGCTGTCGGGCGGTAACCAGCAAAAAGTGGTGATCGCGCGTGAAGTGCTGGCCAAGCCGAAACTGATGCTGGTGGGCCAGCCCACGCGCGGCGTCGACATCGGCACCATCGAAAGCATCCACACGCAATTGCTGGCCCTGCGCGACGCGGGCGTGGCGATCCTGCTGGTGTCCGTCGAACTGGAAGAAGTGCGGGCGCTGGCCGACCGCATCCTCGTCATGTGCGGCGGACGCATCACCGGCGAACTGAAAATTGAAGAATTCGATACCACCCGCATCGGTCTGTTGATGGGGGGAATGCATAAATCATGA
- a CDS encoding phosphopentomutase, with product MSRAFILLLDSFGLGATPDAAKYGDAGANTFGHIASTVAKSGKTLKLPNMERLGLGAAAHLASGEWATGFDQRDGFTGAYGAARERSTGKDTQSGHWEIAGVPVEFDWGYFPRTTPSFPADLTDKLKAMSGVPGFLGDCHASGTDIINKHGDEHVATGKLIIYTSGDSVMQIAAHEESFGLERLYEVCEMAFKLVEPYNIGRVIARPFTGSNGNYTRTSNRHDYAVAPPAPTLLDHVKNAGGEVVGLGKISDIFATQGISRVVKGVDNMALFEALLKTADEVQDKSLTFVNFVDFDQAFGHRRNVEGYADALREMDARLPEFMTKLKEGDLVVITADHGCDPTWHGSDHTREHIPMIFFGPGVAPRALGISETFSDIGQTLAKHLGVPPLANGTSLL from the coding sequence ATGTCACGCGCATTTATCCTCCTGCTTGATTCCTTCGGCCTTGGCGCGACGCCAGACGCCGCCAAGTATGGCGACGCAGGTGCCAATACCTTTGGCCACATTGCCAGCACTGTCGCCAAAAGCGGCAAGACCTTGAAACTCCCGAACATGGAACGCCTGGGACTGGGCGCCGCGGCGCACCTGGCCAGCGGCGAATGGGCCACGGGCTTCGACCAGCGCGACGGTTTCACCGGCGCCTACGGCGCGGCGCGCGAGCGTTCCACCGGCAAGGACACGCAGAGCGGCCACTGGGAAATCGCCGGCGTGCCCGTCGAATTCGACTGGGGATATTTTCCCCGCACCACGCCGTCGTTCCCCGCCGACCTGACCGACAAGCTCAAGGCCATGTCCGGCGTGCCGGGCTTCCTCGGCGACTGCCACGCCTCGGGCACGGACATCATCAACAAGCATGGCGACGAGCACGTCGCCACCGGCAAGCTGATTATCTATACGTCGGGCGACTCGGTGATGCAGATCGCCGCGCACGAAGAATCGTTCGGCCTCGAGCGCCTGTACGAAGTGTGCGAGATGGCCTTCAAGCTGGTCGAGCCGTACAACATCGGCCGCGTCATCGCCCGTCCGTTCACGGGCAGCAACGGCAACTACACGCGCACGTCCAACCGCCACGACTACGCCGTCGCGCCACCCGCGCCGACCCTGCTCGACCACGTCAAGAATGCGGGCGGCGAAGTCGTCGGCCTGGGCAAGATCAGCGACATTTTCGCTACCCAGGGCATCTCGCGCGTCGTCAAGGGCGTCGACAACATGGCCCTGTTCGAAGCGCTGTTGAAGACGGCCGATGAAGTGCAGGACAAGTCGCTCACCTTCGTGAACTTCGTCGATTTCGACCAGGCGTTCGGCCACCGCCGCAACGTCGAAGGCTATGCCGACGCGCTGCGCGAAATGGATGCGCGCCTGCCGGAATTCATGACCAAGCTCAAGGAAGGCGACCTGGTCGTGATCACCGCCGACCATGGCTGCGACCCGACCTGGCACGGCTCCGACCACACCCGCGAACACATTCCGATGATCTTCTTCGGTCCCGGCGTCGCCCCGCGCGCACTGGGTATTTCCGAGACCTTCTCCGATATTGGCCAAACCCTCGCCAAGCACCTTGGCGTACCACCACTTGCTAATGGAACCAGCTTGTTATGA
- a CDS encoding pseudouridine-5'-phosphate glycosidase → MTQLQNFLLFSQEVLDARAAGKAIVALESTIISHGMPYPQNVEMAREVEQIIRDGGAVPATIAIIGGKICVGLSPEQLELLGTSPDAMKVSRRDLPFVLSQGKLGATTVAATMICAELAGISVFVTGGIGGVHRGAETSFDISADLQELAQTSVAVVCAGVKSILDIGLTLEYLETHGVPVISVGQEGFPAFFTRESGFKADFRLDTAAEQAAFIGTKWQLGLKGGVVVSNPVPAAQAMPKEEIDAITAQALQEADAGGVKGKQVTPFLLSRIKQLTDGRSLATNIALVKHNAQVGTALAIAMQAVVAR, encoded by the coding sequence ATGACCCAATTACAGAATTTCCTCTTGTTCTCGCAAGAAGTGCTCGACGCGCGCGCGGCCGGCAAGGCCATCGTGGCGCTGGAATCGACCATCATTTCGCACGGCATGCCATATCCGCAAAACGTGGAAATGGCGCGCGAAGTGGAACAGATCATCCGTGACGGCGGCGCCGTACCGGCCACCATCGCCATCATCGGCGGCAAGATCTGCGTGGGCCTGTCGCCCGAACAACTGGAATTGCTGGGCACCTCGCCCGACGCCATGAAGGTCAGCCGCCGCGACTTGCCGTTCGTACTGTCGCAAGGCAAGCTGGGCGCCACCACCGTGGCCGCCACCATGATCTGCGCGGAACTGGCCGGTATTTCCGTGTTCGTCACGGGCGGCATCGGCGGCGTGCACCGCGGCGCGGAAACGAGCTTCGACATTTCCGCCGACTTGCAGGAGCTGGCGCAAACTTCAGTCGCCGTCGTCTGCGCGGGCGTCAAATCCATCCTCGACATCGGCCTGACCCTGGAATACCTGGAAACCCACGGCGTGCCCGTCATCAGCGTGGGCCAGGAAGGTTTCCCCGCCTTCTTCACGCGCGAAAGCGGCTTCAAGGCCGATTTCCGCCTCGATACGGCCGCCGAGCAAGCCGCCTTCATCGGCACCAAATGGCAGCTGGGCTTGAAAGGCGGCGTGGTCGTCAGCAACCCCGTGCCGGCCGCGCAAGCCATGCCGAAGGAAGAGATCGATGCCATCACCGCGCAAGCGCTGCAGGAAGCGGACGCGGGCGGCGTGAAGGGCAAGCAGGTCACGCCATTCCTGCTGTCGCGCATCAAGCAACTGACGGATGGCCGCAGCCTGGCGACGAATATCGCCCTCGTCAAGCACAATGCGCAAGTCGGCACGGCACTGGCCATTGCCATGCAGGCGGTCGTGGCACGATAA
- a CDS encoding LysR family transcriptional regulator — protein sequence MSIDLKQLKYFLAVAEEKSFSRAAERLHISQPPLSQQIMKLESELGVRLFARTTRTFELTVAGKALMNEAADLLAKMRMTIDTIRQIDRGEVGRLRVGIVGSAMWGPIPSLLEEFQTKFPRVTWTIHEFGPTVQYEALRAKQIDVGFWREPKLNDDDLRHDNLRQELCFRENVCVAVNEHHPLAKNTAIELIDIAHEPMLTLNLDKSAFPRYLVQCCINAGFEPVIFQEASEPQTLLAMVGAGLGVTLVPETTSRIGWPGVVFLPIKTNPPSANLYISYTTLDDAPVVRAFLNIINPPSN from the coding sequence ATGTCCATCGATCTGAAACAGTTAAAGTATTTTCTTGCCGTCGCCGAGGAGAAAAGCTTCAGCCGCGCCGCGGAGCGCCTGCATATCTCGCAGCCGCCCCTGAGCCAGCAGATCATGAAACTGGAAAGCGAACTGGGCGTACGCCTGTTTGCGCGCACCACGCGCACCTTCGAGCTGACCGTGGCGGGCAAGGCGCTGATGAACGAGGCGGCCGACCTGCTGGCCAAGATGCGCATGACCATCGACACCATCCGCCAGATCGACCGCGGCGAAGTGGGCCGCTTGCGCGTAGGCATCGTCGGCTCGGCCATGTGGGGCCCCATCCCCAGCCTGCTGGAAGAATTCCAGACCAAATTTCCCCGCGTCACCTGGACCATCCACGAATTCGGTCCCACGGTGCAATACGAAGCCTTGCGCGCCAAGCAGATCGACGTGGGCTTCTGGCGCGAACCCAAGCTCAACGACGACGACCTGCGTCACGATAATCTGCGCCAGGAACTGTGCTTCCGCGAAAACGTCTGCGTGGCCGTCAATGAACACCACCCGCTGGCGAAAAACACGGCCATCGAGCTGATCGACATCGCCCATGAGCCGATGCTGACCCTGAACCTCGACAAATCCGCGTTTCCCCGCTATCTGGTGCAATGCTGCATCAACGCCGGTTTCGAGCCCGTGATCTTCCAGGAAGCGAGCGAGCCGCAAACCCTGCTGGCCATGGTGGGCGCGGGCCTGGGCGTGACCCTGGTGCCGGAAACGACAAGCCGCATCGGCTGGCCCGGCGTCGTGTTTCTGCCGATCAAGACGAATCCGCCCTCGGCCAATCTGTACATCAGCTACACGACGCTGGACGACGCTCCCGTCGTGCGGGCTTTCCTCAATATCATCAATCCCCCATCTAATTGA